From bacterium, the proteins below share one genomic window:
- a CDS encoding DNA translocase FtsK 4TM domain-containing protein, whose translation MAPDRQHSPAWGLLLVAGAVFVLLSLATYQPGDVGQASGEIPVFNYIGKGGAWTALALFLLLGWGAYSVPVFLLGEGVGCLAAGPGPRRPVAVRLLLELAAVLSFAPLFSIQTSIPDSRIGWELQEIGLGGAWGAAAGGFLFENLGLVGSRLVLITVLVVSISVLTDLKPFFIAGAAAARLGRGIASLFRRRRRPRVRPPVPETARPALRPPVMPTGAKRTARRPGSPAAAAAEAQRRQRQALESRRREMEARKQEKKREEAEARAQKEAEARKRREEKKQAKEQERQRRLQQKQQEKPASVSAPAEPSPPRPAPPAPARPRAASARKAAPGGPFVLPSTELLDQPAPSRGRAAAGDADQNARVLETTLMDFGIEAKVVGMEVGPAISRYEVEPAPGVKVGRVKALENDIALAMKATSVRILAPIPGKGAIGIEVPNPSTTLVSLREMVESHQFRSRSHVLPIPVGKDLSGKPVITDLTKIPHLLIAGATGSGKTVCINGIIMGFLFARTPDELKLIMVDPKKVEMTAYTKIPHLLCPVITEAGKAAMALNWLVKEMEERYDLLARVPARNIAGYNNRDRSGDEEDMPERLPYIVLLIDELADLMITAPREIESAIARLAQLSRAVGIHMILATQRPSVDVITGIIKANFPGRISFKVAAKVDSRTVLDAGGADKLLGNGDLLFVPPGSSNMLRAQGTFCHDHEITAVVDFINQQRSPEFDRTIFSRTAAGPGAAGGGAEETADDPMLEAAIDVIRENGQASVSILQRKLKIGYSRAARVMDVLEEKGVVGPAQGMKPREILIATLADQAVEPED comes from the coding sequence ATGGCGCCGGATAGACAACACTCTCCTGCGTGGGGCTTGTTGCTCGTAGCCGGCGCCGTCTTCGTTCTGTTAAGCCTGGCCACCTATCAACCCGGCGACGTCGGACAGGCTTCCGGGGAGATCCCCGTCTTCAATTACATCGGGAAGGGCGGGGCGTGGACGGCGCTCGCCCTCTTCCTCCTTCTGGGGTGGGGCGCGTACTCCGTCCCGGTTTTCCTGCTGGGGGAGGGGGTGGGGTGCCTGGCCGCCGGGCCCGGCCCGCGCCGTCCGGTCGCGGTCAGGCTGCTTCTGGAGCTGGCCGCCGTTCTCAGCTTCGCCCCGCTCTTCAGCATCCAGACCTCCATCCCCGATTCCCGCATCGGGTGGGAACTCCAGGAGATCGGGCTGGGGGGCGCGTGGGGCGCGGCGGCCGGGGGCTTTCTCTTCGAGAACCTGGGCCTGGTCGGCAGCCGGCTGGTACTGATCACGGTTTTGGTCGTCTCCATCTCCGTGCTCACGGACCTCAAACCGTTTTTCATCGCCGGCGCGGCCGCGGCCCGGCTGGGGCGCGGGATCGCTTCGCTTTTCCGCCGCCGGCGGCGTCCCCGCGTCCGCCCGCCGGTTCCCGAAACCGCCCGTCCCGCTCTGAGGCCCCCGGTGATGCCCACCGGGGCCAAGCGCACGGCCCGGCGCCCCGGGTCACCGGCCGCGGCCGCCGCCGAAGCTCAACGCCGCCAGCGTCAGGCGCTGGAAAGCCGCCGGCGGGAGATGGAAGCCCGGAAACAGGAGAAGAAACGGGAGGAAGCCGAGGCCCGCGCCCAGAAGGAGGCCGAAGCCCGGAAACGGCGCGAGGAGAAGAAACAGGCCAAGGAACAGGAGCGTCAGCGCCGGCTCCAGCAGAAGCAGCAGGAGAAACCGGCGTCCGTTTCGGCTCCCGCCGAACCGTCCCCCCCCCGGCCAGCCCCGCCGGCCCCCGCCCGTCCCCGGGCCGCCTCCGCCCGCAAAGCCGCTCCCGGGGGGCCCTTCGTCCTTCCCTCCACCGAGCTTCTCGATCAGCCCGCGCCCAGCCGGGGCCGGGCCGCCGCCGGCGACGCCGATCAGAACGCCCGGGTGCTGGAAACCACCCTCATGGACTTCGGGATCGAGGCCAAAGTGGTGGGGATGGAGGTCGGCCCCGCCATCAGCCGTTACGAGGTCGAGCCCGCGCCGGGAGTGAAAGTGGGGCGGGTCAAGGCCCTGGAGAACGACATCGCCCTGGCCATGAAGGCCACCTCCGTGCGCATCCTGGCCCCCATCCCCGGCAAGGGGGCCATCGGGATCGAGGTTCCCAACCCCTCCACCACCCTGGTTTCGCTCCGGGAAATGGTCGAGTCGCATCAATTCCGGTCCCGTTCCCACGTGCTTCCCATACCGGTGGGGAAGGACCTTTCGGGGAAACCGGTCATCACCGATCTGACCAAGATCCCCCACCTGCTCATCGCCGGGGCCACCGGTTCGGGCAAGACGGTGTGCATCAACGGCATTATCATGGGTTTCCTGTTCGCCCGGACTCCGGACGAGCTCAAGCTGATCATGGTCGACCCCAAAAAAGTGGAGATGACGGCCTATACCAAGATCCCCCACCTGCTCTGCCCGGTCATCACCGAAGCCGGGAAAGCGGCCATGGCCCTGAACTGGCTGGTCAAGGAGATGGAAGAACGCTACGACCTCCTCGCCCGGGTCCCGGCCCGCAATATCGCCGGCTACAACAACCGGGACCGCAGCGGCGACGAGGAGGACATGCCGGAACGGCTTCCCTACATCGTCCTGCTCATCGACGAGCTGGCCGACCTCATGATCACCGCCCCCCGCGAGATCGAAAGCGCCATCGCCCGGCTGGCGCAGCTTTCCCGGGCGGTCGGTATTCACATGATCCTGGCCACCCAGCGCCCTTCCGTGGACGTCATCACCGGGATCATCAAGGCCAACTTCCCGGGAAGGATTTCCTTCAAAGTCGCGGCCAAGGTCGATTCCCGCACCGTTCTGGACGCCGGCGGGGCCGACAAGCTGCTGGGCAACGGCGACCTCCTCTTCGTTCCTCCCGGTTCCAGCAACATGCTCCGGGCCCAGGGGACGTTCTGCCACGACCACGAGATCACCGCGGTGGTCGATTTCATCAATCAGCAGCGCTCCCCCGAGTTCGATCGGACCATCTTCTCCCGGACCGCCGCGGGGCCGGGCGCGGCGGGGGGGGGAGCCGAGGAAACCGCCGACGATCCCATGCTGGAAGCGGCCATCGACGTCATCCGCGAAAACGGCCAGGCCTCGGTCTCCATCCTCCAGCGTAAACTGAAAATAGGATACTCGCGGGCGGCCCGGGTGATGGACGTTCTGGAAGAGAAGGGCGTGGTGGGGCCGGCCCAGGGAATGAAGCCCCGGGAGATTCTTATCGCCACCCTGGCCGATCAGGCCGTGGAGCCGGAGGATTGA
- the pnp gene encoding polyribonucleotide nucleotidyltransferase, translating into MESMKKQISCMLGGKEIVFETGHLARQANGAVTATCGGTVVLVTVVAAKQPRMGTDFLPLTVDYREKISAAGKIPGGFFKREGRPTEKEILTSRIIDRPIRPLFPKGMRNEVQVIAWVLSSDGQNDPDIISVNAASAALMVSGLPFSGPIGGVRVGLIEGEYVINPTEEQLEKSVLDLVVVGSEDAIMMVEGGAQIVPEDVVLKGIIFGHEALKESCQAQVRFKAEVNPEPVEFPLQEASEAILKKMVAAVGDELPGLLRIKIKKERGAALVELRDRTFVDFLEEDPETEEWEFNAAYGAVMKKAMRQMVFTEGVRIDGRGTEDIRQITPEVGVLPRTHGSAIFTRGETQALVITTLGTPGDRQRIGGLHEGEGKTKRFMLHYNFPPFCTGEARPDRGPKRREIGHGHLAERSLLPVLPTEEAFPYTIRVVSDILSSNGSSSMASICGGSLSLMDAGVPVKAGVAGIAMGLLKGEDQTLILTDILGDEDAMGDMDFKVAGTRDGITGLQMDIKVKGISEEIMHRALSQARQARVRILDIMDSVQPAPRPEISPYAPKILAIQIDPDKIGLVIGPKGKNIKAMEKWGVTIDIEDDGLIQISSSDLEAAERARSAIEAMVAEVEVGQIYTGKVVSIKPFGAFVEIVPGKDGLVHISELDEHRVAQVEDVVRVDDIIKVKVINIDNLGRIKLSRKAVLAENKS; encoded by the coding sequence ATGGAATCAATGAAGAAGCAGATCAGTTGTATGCTCGGGGGCAAGGAGATCGTCTTCGAGACCGGTCACCTGGCCCGCCAGGCTAACGGCGCGGTGACGGCCACCTGCGGAGGCACCGTGGTGCTGGTCACCGTGGTGGCGGCCAAGCAGCCGCGTATGGGAACCGACTTTCTCCCCCTCACCGTCGATTATAGGGAAAAGATTTCCGCCGCCGGAAAAATCCCCGGCGGTTTTTTCAAGCGCGAAGGGCGCCCGACCGAAAAGGAGATACTCACCTCCAGGATCATCGACCGGCCCATCCGGCCGCTCTTTCCCAAGGGCATGCGCAACGAGGTCCAGGTCATCGCCTGGGTGCTTTCCTCCGACGGCCAGAACGATCCCGACATCATCAGCGTCAACGCCGCTTCCGCGGCCCTGATGGTCTCCGGGCTTCCCTTCTCCGGCCCGATCGGAGGCGTGCGGGTCGGCCTGATCGAAGGCGAGTACGTGATCAACCCCACCGAGGAGCAGCTGGAGAAAAGCGTGCTCGACCTGGTCGTCGTCGGGTCCGAGGACGCCATCATGATGGTCGAGGGCGGGGCCCAGATCGTTCCCGAGGACGTTGTGCTCAAGGGGATCATCTTCGGCCACGAAGCCCTCAAGGAAAGCTGCCAGGCTCAGGTCAGGTTCAAGGCCGAAGTCAACCCCGAACCCGTCGAATTTCCGCTGCAGGAGGCTTCCGAGGCGATCCTGAAGAAGATGGTGGCGGCGGTCGGAGACGAACTGCCGGGGCTGCTGCGGATCAAGATCAAGAAAGAGCGGGGCGCGGCCCTGGTCGAACTCCGCGACCGGACCTTCGTCGATTTTCTGGAGGAGGACCCGGAAACCGAGGAGTGGGAGTTCAATGCCGCCTACGGCGCCGTCATGAAGAAGGCCATGAGGCAGATGGTCTTCACCGAGGGGGTCAGGATCGACGGCCGCGGGACCGAAGACATCCGCCAGATCACCCCGGAAGTGGGGGTGCTTCCCCGGACGCACGGCTCGGCCATCTTCACCCGCGGCGAAACCCAGGCCCTGGTCATCACCACGCTGGGGACCCCCGGCGACCGCCAGCGCATCGGCGGCCTCCATGAAGGGGAGGGGAAGACCAAGCGGTTCATGCTGCACTACAATTTCCCGCCCTTCTGCACGGGGGAAGCCCGCCCCGACCGCGGCCCCAAGCGCCGTGAAATCGGGCACGGCCACCTGGCCGAACGCTCCCTGCTGCCGGTCCTTCCCACCGAGGAGGCCTTCCCCTACACCATCCGGGTGGTTTCCGACATCCTCTCCTCCAACGGTTCTTCCTCGATGGCCTCCATCTGCGGCGGGAGCCTTTCCCTGATGGATGCCGGGGTCCCGGTGAAAGCGGGCGTGGCCGGAATCGCCATGGGCCTGCTCAAGGGAGAAGATCAGACCCTGATCCTCACCGACATCCTCGGCGACGAGGACGCCATGGGCGACATGGACTTCAAGGTCGCCGGGACCAGGGACGGGATCACCGGCCTGCAGATGGACATCAAGGTCAAGGGCATCTCCGAGGAGATCATGCACCGGGCCCTCTCCCAGGCCCGGCAGGCCCGGGTCAGGATTCTGGACATCATGGATTCGGTCCAGCCGGCCCCGCGTCCCGAGATCTCGCCCTACGCCCCCAAGATACTGGCCATCCAGATCGATCCGGACAAGATCGGCCTGGTGATCGGGCCCAAGGGCAAGAACATCAAGGCCATGGAGAAGTGGGGGGTCACCATCGACATCGAAGACGACGGTCTGATCCAGATATCGTCTTCCGACCTGGAAGCCGCCGAGCGGGCCCGTTCCGCCATCGAAGCCATGGTGGCCGAGGTCGAGGTCGGGCAGATCTATACCGGGAAGGTCGTGAGCATCAAGCCCTTCGGGGCTTTCGTGGAGATCGTTCCCGGCAAGGACGGCCTGGTGCATATCTCCGAACTCGACGAACACCGCGTGGCCCAGGTCGAGGACGTCGTCCGGGTGGACGACATCATCAAAGTCAAGGTTATCAACATCGATAATCTGGGTCGGATCAAACTCAGCCGGAAGGCGGTTCTGGCCGAAAACAAGAGCTGA
- the rpsO gene encoding 30S ribosomal protein S15 — protein MSITAEEKARVISDFGKHERDTGSSEVQIALLTDQIKRLTEHMKQHRKDFRTQRSLIIMVSRRQKHLRYLKQADPEKYRDVIARLGLRK, from the coding sequence ATGAGCATAACCGCCGAAGAAAAGGCCCGGGTCATATCCGATTTCGGCAAGCACGAACGGGACACCGGTTCGTCCGAGGTCCAGATCGCCCTTTTGACCGATCAGATCAAGCGTTTGACCGAGCATATGAAGCAGCACCGCAAGGATTTCCGGACCCAGCGCAGCCTGATCATCATGGTCAGCCGCCGCCAGAAGCACCTGCGGTATCTGAAGCAGGCGGATCCGGAAAAGTACCGCGACGTCATCGCGCGGCTCGGGTTACGAAAATAA
- a CDS encoding bifunctional riboflavin kinase/FMN adenylyltransferase: MKVFSSLEPVASGAGRVLAAIGIFDGVHLGHRLLLDRARAQAGPRRPLGVLTFVPPDENGKGTEPAPGRRLLTTLRERLELLAAGGVDVCWAVRLEDELAAMSPREFVEDVVSRRLGLSGVAVGENFRFGRGRAGGSTLLKSLGAEAGVEVLVVPPLAVGGLRVSSSLIRDRVERGEVGEVPAFLGRFHSVSGTVEPGDGRGREWGYPTANFTPRQLPPAPGVYAAVVECGGERLGGGLFYRGFRPTLGAGLSRNEAHVFDWDGDLYGREIKVYLLSRIRQDIRFDSVPELLARMRTDEQIARMELKTEKNSEKRNEEDE; the protein is encoded by the coding sequence ATGAAGGTCTTTTCATCGCTGGAGCCCGTCGCTTCCGGCGCCGGGCGGGTCCTCGCCGCCATCGGCATCTTCGACGGCGTTCATCTCGGCCACCGGCTGCTCCTGGATCGGGCCCGGGCCCAGGCCGGCCCCCGCCGCCCCCTGGGGGTGCTCACCTTCGTCCCCCCCGACGAAAATGGGAAAGGAACGGAACCGGCCCCGGGGAGGAGGCTGCTGACCACGCTGCGGGAGCGGCTGGAACTTTTAGCCGCGGGCGGGGTGGACGTCTGCTGGGCGGTGCGCCTGGAAGACGAGCTGGCGGCCATGTCCCCCCGGGAATTCGTCGAAGACGTGGTCTCCCGGCGGTTGGGCCTCTCCGGAGTGGCGGTGGGGGAAAATTTCCGGTTCGGCCGAGGCCGGGCCGGCGGGTCGACGCTCTTGAAATCCCTGGGCGCGGAAGCCGGGGTGGAGGTGCTGGTCGTCCCCCCCCTGGCGGTCGGAGGCCTCCGGGTGAGCAGTTCCCTGATCCGGGATCGGGTGGAACGGGGGGAAGTGGGCGAAGTCCCCGCTTTTCTGGGGAGGTTCCACTCCGTTTCCGGAACGGTCGAACCGGGGGACGGCCGCGGCCGGGAGTGGGGGTATCCCACCGCCAATTTCACCCCCCGGCAGCTGCCCCCGGCTCCGGGGGTCTACGCCGCCGTTGTCGAGTGCGGGGGGGAACGGTTGGGCGGAGGCCTCTTCTACCGGGGTTTCCGGCCCACCCTGGGCGCCGGTCTTAGCCGGAACGAGGCCCATGTCTTCGACTGGGACGGGGACCTCTACGGGCGAGAAATAAAAGTGTACTTGCTCTCCAGGATCAGGCAAGATATACGTTTCGATTCCGTGCCGGAACTGCTCGCCAGAATGCGGACGGACGAACAAATCGCCAGAATGGAACTGAAAACGGAAAAAAATTCAGAAAAGCGCAACGAGGAGGATGAATGA
- the truB gene encoding tRNA pseudouridine(55) synthase TruB, producing MPGPRGKDAGGIMLVDKPAGITSFGVVARIRRRFKFGKVGHGGTLDPMATGLLIVLCGKATRTARNLLGGGKEYRAEALLGRWTDTQDATGRTLGEADPSRVTREELEEALEAFRGEIEQVPPMVSALKFRGKPLYKLAREGKTVERSPRKVTVSRLELVWFRPPLAGLEVACSGGTYVRTLIHDLGLRLGCGACLASLRRTRVGPYRLEQAFPLEKILEGEAEDFLLPAPGGEAG from the coding sequence ATGCCGGGGCCGAGGGGGAAGGACGCCGGGGGGATCATGCTCGTGGACAAGCCGGCGGGGATAACTTCCTTCGGAGTGGTCGCCCGCATCCGCCGCCGGTTCAAGTTCGGGAAAGTCGGACACGGCGGAACCCTCGATCCCATGGCCACCGGCCTCCTGATCGTTCTCTGCGGAAAAGCCACCCGCACCGCCCGGAACCTGCTGGGGGGCGGCAAGGAGTACCGGGCGGAAGCCCTCCTGGGAAGGTGGACCGACACCCAGGACGCGACCGGGCGCACCCTGGGAGAAGCCGACCCTTCGCGGGTGACCCGGGAGGAGCTGGAAGAAGCCCTGGAAGCGTTCCGGGGAGAGATCGAGCAGGTGCCCCCCATGGTTTCGGCGCTCAAGTTCAGGGGCAAACCGCTCTATAAGCTGGCCCGGGAGGGCAAGACGGTGGAACGTTCCCCGCGGAAGGTGACGGTAAGCAGGCTGGAGCTGGTCTGGTTCCGACCGCCGCTCGCCGGGCTGGAAGTGGCGTGTTCCGGGGGCACCTACGTCCGGACCCTGATCCACGACCTCGGCCTCCGGCTCGGCTGCGGCGCCTGCCTGGCCTCGCTGCGGCGGACGCGGGTGGGCCCGTACCGCCTGGAGCAGGCCTTCCCGCTGGAGAAGATCCTGGAGGGGGAGGCCGAAGATTTCCTCCTGCCCGCGCCGGGAGGGGAGGCGGGATGA